Part of the Ziziphus jujuba cultivar Dongzao chromosome 8, ASM3175591v1 genome is shown below.
ATGTCAAATATACTGCCTACCATTCGTACTGATAACTTATTTTAcggttcttttttatttaaaatcagtgaaaaaaatatcgatgtcgatgaaaatatcgaaaatataaatttatagaaatatcaaTGGAAATATCCATAACATTAcagaaactataaatttttaatttaaaatataaattttaaaatataaaataattaatataataaaataatataaaaattcaataattagaatatcataataataaaatataataaaatactcatctaattaaacatatacactaaaatcttatatattatataaaaaaactaataatattatttatttatttttaaatagataaaatcaaatttattaaaaataaataaattaaattaaattaaacactaagataaaaaaaataaaaaaaataaaaaaatatgtattaaaatactacatataaaaaaatcatgtattatcttttatataatataatattattatattattattttattataaaatattatcatattttatttattttttccttttttttccttctcttttcttcCCCCCATGTGGAAGAAAGAATTCTATCTTTcccttcgtcttcttcctccctctcttctCTGCGCCAGATCAGTTaacaaccaaataaaaaaaaaaaaaaaacaaaatttttaatttcggCCCTctcccttctcttctcttctcttctcttcaaACTTCTTCATTCACGATCGAtctcttctctcttctcttctctctgtgtATCCCCCATCTCTTCCCCCTTTCTTCTCCTGGCCGATTACTACAAACCAAACACAAATCAACACAAATATACCCAACCAGTCCGGCCGACATATCCCAGAAATTTCCACCTTCTTCCGTCAACAACAGGCCGATCTTTCCACCTTATCCACCTAAAATCCGAAATCTTCACCGACAACAGACGATTCCGTCGACTTCCATCGATTTCGGCGACAAGTCGACGACACGCGTGCAAGAAACTTCTTCCCCCCCCCTGTCGGTGTCGGACAGGGTCGACAACGGAAACTGTCGTCGACATTTCCACCGTCTCGACGATTTTTGCTTCCCTGCTTGGAGGCccttttatttgtttcatttttctaGTCATACTCCTATTTCCTATGAGACACATGAAATTAGGTGCGTGGCTATTCAAGTGTTCCCCAAGTCGTcaggtaaaaattaaaaataaataaataaaaacaaattaaaattaatcaaaacatACAAAGTCTTCCCCAAGTCTCAAGTCTCGTACGTTACCAAATAAAAAGTCTCTAGCCTCGAAGCCCTatttggagattttttttttttttaatgaatccatttttggagtctgagaTATGTTTGATAGAGTTtttaaaatgttagttttaattttgaaaacaaaccTTTTTAGGATATTTAGATGCGTTACTATAGAAAAAAACGctttaaatcataaaattagCTTCTAATCAACCAAAGTGAATTAGCATGGTTCTAAAATGTTGCATCAAGCTTTTAAAGTTCAAAAAGCAGCCTTTGAAATtgttccccccaaaaaaaaaaaaaaaaaaaaaaaaacactaatcgTAGCtgcaaatttaataattaaaaccaACTTCTCAAACCGTTTTAAAGAAACCTCATATATTCAAATAATCATCAGTTTCACATGGTTATGATCTGTATCACTAAAATTGATACTGAAATATGATACTGCATGAATTATTACGTGTGGCAAATGAAATTAATTGTAAATGTACAATATGCCAATACTCGTACTGAGAACTTTTTGTCTTCTAGTCGAACTACTATTTCTTCGAGACACATCTGGTGAATGGCTATTCAAGTCTTCCCGGACAGTCCggtaaaagaaataatattaaaaaaagaacgaaaattaataaaagcatTGAAAGTCTTCACCAAGTCTCAAGTCTGTTACGCCatgtttggatatatatatatatatatatatgcatacaccTTTTATGATAaggaaattttatgtttttatcttCCAACTTTGATTTAAAAAGTATTGTAATTGATCaaaatcatttatttcaaatttagtAGTCAAGTACTTTTGCAATGCTTTCATTTCATTGGAGAACCACctattaaaatcaaatcatctACAAACACAATTAAACCTGCTACATTTCCTACTTTGTACTTTATAAATAGAATATGATCTAATTATCAGCTTATACCCAAATATCCAAATGTTTTCATTGTCTTCAAGAATATTCTTAATCAAGTTTTTGATGACCATTTTAGcacatatgaaaattttttcaaCCTACaaaatttatcattatttgAGGGTTCATATTCACTTTCTGGTGACAAATccatacaaaattttttttttaatatatatatatatatatgcatacactTTTTATGATaaggaaattttatattttcatcttCCAACCTTGATTCTAAAAAGTATTGTAATTGACCaaaatcatttatttcaaattcagTAGTCAAATACTTTTGCAATGCTTTCATTTCATTGGAGAATCACCTATTAAAACCAAATCATCTACAAACACAATTAAACCTGCTACATTTCCTACTTTGTACTTTGTAAATAGAATATGATCTAATTACTCAGCTTATACCCAAATACCCAAATGTTTTCATTGTCTTCAAGAATATTCTAAATCAAGTTTTTGATGACCGTTCTAGctcatatgaaaattttttcagCCTACaaaatttatcattatttaaggGTCCATATTCACTTTCTGGTGACaaattcaaacatatttttttttaatccccaTTGAACAAGAAATTTTTAACATCAAACTGTTACAAGGGTCGATCTCAATTAGCTGTTGTAGATATAAGAATTCATATTATATTGATCTTGGCCAACCTCAGTTAACAGTAATTTCAATAAAATCTTCATTATCCAAAAtcaatgtaaatacatatatatgtatatatatatatatatatttttggtagatatgtaaatacatatattattatttatataaaaatatgtatgcAATATTTCGAAGGTCCTAAATAGCCTGTTTATAGACTGAACTATCTTTCTAAAGGCTGAAATATCTATCAAAAGACTGTAATACATATTCAAAATCTGAAATACTTATTCGAAGATTGAAATATCTGCTTAAAGGTTGAAATACCTGCTCATAGGCTTATCCAGATCTCTATCACTGATATTGTACAAACTTTTTCACTACTAACGAAGTTATACATGCACTTTCAAATCCAGACAAACATTAATTTGAATAAACACAAAActcatgcaaataataataataatgatgataatatagtaaaatggtaaataaaataactaaatcCTGATGTTTATGATtacttaaaaagaaatattaattaagACAATGAGTAAATCTATAAATATAAGACATTGAAATCATTTACAATGcgtataaaatatatcaattaaaattaaaaatcatcttATGTACTATATGATAAACAAATACACAGTCTCATAATATCAACTCTCATAATATCAACTGCTTGAAGTTATACTAGTCTCATAATATCAACTCTCATAATATCAACTGCTTGAAGTTATACTGCTACTAATACGGTTAGGGATGATTGCCTATAATGACCATCCTACCTTCTCATAAGCAGtggaaatatgataataaacTACCCTTCTACATAGTTCATATCCAAATACCTATTGATATAATTGGGTCATTTCCATGGTACTGTCAAGTACACTTAATAcataatatatcaaaaatatatttgatgcatCGTATGATATATCAATGCTACCAAGTAATGCTCTTTTGAACGGCAGAAAGTCTTATATGAAATTGTCCAAACAGCTCGTTTGAGCCAACCACAATATTTCAGAAATCGTGCTAAACAAGGTCTAAAACTCTAAAGAGAGCCCACGACTTGAAActgattttgtttgttttttacttgTCTTTTACTGGAAGACTTGAATGATCACTAGCCTAATTCCATGTGTCtcgtagaaaattaaaaaaaagtaggaTGGACTAGAAAACAAGAGACGAATTAAAAGAGCCAAAATAGAGTAGGACCACGACATATAagttttcaatatgaatattcGGCAGTGTCTTTGACATATTGACATTTACAATTAATTTGATTTGCCCCACCCAAATAGTGCATATGCAATGTCATATTTCATTACCAATTTTGCAGATAAGCATGTGAAACATATGATTTCTTTGAGAATGATTAAGAAGTTGGTTTCATAACTACcccaccaacaaaaaaaaaaaaaaaaaaaaaaggaagaagaaaaaaagaaaaagaaaaaaagagagagagaatgagtaAACTAATGTGATTCTTCAAAAGTTTTggagtcaaaacaaaaaaaggttgCTTTTAATGACCCGCATATTCAGTTGTTGTAaagattattaaatatttatttaaattttatatttaagctAGGGACGAAATTTATTGATATGGAGAGCAGTAGCATTCTTCTTCCTCCAAGCTCTGTTTTCAGCTTCTCCTCTGTCACCATCTTCATAATCTTCTGCTTTTGGAGGTTCATCACCACTGGGCTCCACAATAATGTCCCAGTGATCTTCAGCCAACAAATAGGTTTGAATCCTAATACTCCAATCCACATAGTTTTCTTTGTTCAGAACTTCTGGAACAATTCCTCCTATTTTGCTGCTGCTCATGGTATCTGCCTCAAAATACTTCAAATTTTTGCAtacacaaaacatatatatatatatatatatatataaacttttaggCAAACATTTATATTTGTGGAATGAGGCTGTTCTCAATCAGAAAATTTTGTTATAAGTAGTTAAACACATTTGcagcaaaaatatttaataataataataataataataataataatagctctCTCAAGCAAGTAAAGTATAgaatatatattaccaaaaaaaaaaaaaagaagaagcaagtaTAGAAGTAATTTTGCAAAGGGAAAATGACATTTCATGAAAATTCATCATCATCCCTAAAAATCATCACCTATCTCTGAAAATTTGGATAGTTATTGATAaaactaatttataaaaaacCTATTTCACACTTACgagttaaaataaatattacattattactttatcatttactttataataatgcacattaaaaaatagaaacttaTATAATGATAAccaacataattaaaaaataataaataaattataatttttaatttatataattatttaaaagatcataaaaataaaagttttgatatttattttgaaattaaacagtaaaatagaattttcataaatgaattcatttaaaaattaattttaaaggttGTAAATGATGATCTTTGATTTTGGAGGTTCATCATGGGACTCCACAATAATGTCCCAAAGATCTTTAGCCAACAAATGGATTTTGAACCCTAACACTCCAATCCACATAGTTTTCTTTGTCAAGACTTCTGGAACAATTCCTCCTTTTTTGCTGCTACCTATGGGATTTGCCTCAAAATTAATACTTTAATTTTTGCATACCaaaacaattaaagaaaaataaaataaaaacttttagaCAAACATCTTTATTTGTGGAATGAGGCTGTTCccaaacagaattttttttttttataagcgTGAAACATATTTGcagcaaaatattttccaaataataataataataataataataataataataataataataataataataatagtgctCAAGCTACTAAAGAATCGAATATGaacacccccccaaaaaaaaaaaaaaaaacaaaaaaaaaaaaaaaaaaaaaaacagaagaagcaAGTATAGGAGTCATTTTTGCAAAGGGAAAACAACGCTTCATGAAAAGTAAGAAGTAATTTTGCAAAGGGAAAATGACGTTTCATGAAAAATCATTAAGAAAATGAGAAGTAAAGTATAGAAGTAATTTTGCAAAGCAAGTAAagtatagaatttttttattttttattttattttattctttttatggtttttgaaTTGGGCTTGGCTGGTCAGTGAAAACCACAATATGATGAcagctaataataataataataatggagcgaaaagaaaaaggttaaaaagtagaaaagctttttgtttttttgttttttcttttgaaaaaaaaaaaaaaaaaaagggtaaagttTGGGGTGTAGGATGTGGAACCCTTTTGGATGCCACCAAATAAATTGTACGTGTTTACTGAGACAGATCATTAACCATTTTTAATTCAATGATAACAATTTAAATGTTGTACTAGAAAATttttagtagttttttttttagtttactgTACTAGAAAAATCTTTGACAATGAAAGtgaaatctatttttatataaatggtCTTAAGTTTGGTTTTACGCGGCTTAACAAAGTGCATCGATGAGTCTCAAATgtcaaagaaatttttttttattaaattgttatttCACATCTCCATTATTAAggtgtctttttattttttttttctttgactatggtgttttgttttgtttttttttttttaataattaaaaactcCGGCTTCTTGATGAtctaaaatcaaattgatttttcctACCGCTTCTAGATTAACAATTGAATCAATTGTATCTACTAATTCAATTATAGATATTAGTGTTTTGCCTTCTCTAACGATAGGAACTACCCAAAGATAAGCTACTGAAGCCATTGCTCGTGCTAGTTAATCCATGATAAAAGTACGAGTGCTAAAGAATTTGCCGCTAACGCGTTAATGATGCTATCGGTTGCAgacttataaattttattgttttataaaacagattttttgtttttatttttttaattaaaaatttattcctCAAAAGTTTGGGGTCCaccaaaatttttacttttaggcAGGAAAAAGTCTAGTCCTTGAAGCCCAACAGGCCTTTAGAGCAGCCCAAGTGATAAAATGAGACAAGAACCATTACGGGTCCATTAGGGGCATTTATGGTACTTGGCATTTATGGTAagtactttctttttttaaccaaaaaataaaaataaaaagaaaaagaaagaagagagaagaaaaacgatttaatatttctttcaaaatcaCCAAATAGAATCTTaccaatccaaaaaaaaaaaaaaaaaaaacaaataaaagaggaATCTTATCAAGTGTATGATAGAATCTTACatcatctttaaaaaattgttatttcacTTAGTTTATTTTCATCCattataaatgtttttaaatgaagcattatcatattaatattaaataacaaataacaaatgaGACATAAGAAATAGAATAGAAAATCCAAATCCAGATCCGTAAGTAAGAATCATTTACATCAAGAGGCATTTAACATTACATATATTTgaagatattttaaatttataaaccaAATGTTTAGCATCCAATGTCTTGGcattattttagttttcatcGTTTAAGGCTTTATCATTTATAAAGTATTCATAAACGGGTATATcatttgataataaaaatttgtttaataaatttaatatatatagcatCACGCTTGTATGATCATATAAGGTGGGCTTAAGAATCTGAATAGTCAACTCATATACATCCATTCTACATGCAGAATTTTGTGAACTTGTGAAACATAAGCATGAAAttgaaatgaataaataatcatcGGTTGTTTAGATAAGATTCTGCATTTGGATCAGCTAAGTATGAactctttttcttatttaacaaacgtcaaaaatataataaaaaaaatacaagcaccatatatctatctatataaatatatatatatatatatatagatacagtTGGAGCTCAATGAAATGCTTATTTTGGTTCGTAAATTTGTCTTGCTATTCAAATAAGGTCATACACTAATAAGAATAATGCGTttcaaataaactaattaatatatagacGTACCCAgtcttaatataattaatagccCTCCACCTCATCTACATTATTCGAAACAAAAATTACTTATACGTGAGATACATATGCTTTAAGAAACTTGACATAAAATTCCAAACCAATTTTACTACagggaaatttaaaaaaaaataaaaagaaaagtacatatttttatatacatataccctATTTTCAAATCCTAGCTTTCTTATCAAAGATTCCTCCTCCATAAGTATACCGCCCAATCTCAACCGGAAGACGAAGTTGAATAATTGCAAATATAGCGCCTggaaagaaagcaaaaacaatGACAGGAAAGAAAATCCATGAACATCTGTCTATAACCACAATATAAAATGTAGCAGAAAGGGCTACCATCATGGAGACAATGGAGACGAAAAGGGTGAAAAGGCCAAACATCAACTTCCTAGGCAAAGATTGAGGGAAATCTTCTTCTGGATATCTAGAGGTATTCCCAAAAACATCAAAACTGAGGTTGTGGAGGTAAAGAGTGATGTGGAATCTGATATTATGAAAGTCAAAAACCATTTGTTGGCTAAGAAAACGGGCGATCCAGAATCCTCATTGCCTCCAGGAACTGTAAAAGCTGCAGCAAACATGACAGTAAATATGAGAGCACCTACTACTGTGCATGAAGTTGCTGTATCTTTCATCCATTTTTCTCCCTCCACCAATTCTTTGTGATTTTGAGTAAATATTTCACTTGGTGTCCTATCTTGATTGTTTTTGTGGTCTAGAGCCCAAAGGGGAACAACTGACTTCACCTCctataaaaaagacaaaaaaaatatgtGGTAAATGCTATCAAATATCAACTAattaaagtgattttttttcttttcttttctaataatagtaattattattattaatgtaatGGATTCAAAgaattgttttggtattataGCATGGGATGCAAAGAGCTGCATGCTAATaactattactaattaataGGATCATAAAGCAAAAGCAACCCCTGTTTCTTCAGggagatatatttatatatataagaaaaatgacataaaattccatattatactaaaataaatgtaataaaagATATACAAAAGCTAGGGGAAGAATATTACGTAAAACCATTGTAGTTCTCTTTCCATTTGTAAAGCTGCACCTGGAATTTTATTCAGTTGTGAGCTAGGAGCCAAAGATGCCGCTAAATGTAGCAtgttgtttttttgaatatctaaaGCAGATGTTGCTGACAATTTTGAATTGGAATTCTAAATAAGTCTAAATATCTTTGGTTGACGAAATTGAATTGCAAGCATGAATATGTTCCTGCATGATTTGTCCAGTATCTCCACCAGCTCTGGATTTGCTTTTAGTATACTTTTAACAAATTCTACATTCCCTCGTTCAACAGCTTGAAACAGAGCGTCATTTATACAAAGTTTCACCATTTGgtctaaattcaaattttttgtgaCGTCGTACATGCAGTGTACAAGTTCTGAGGTTTGGATACGAACATTTTTCATATCATATACATCCTGGATTCTTGTGTTAATAGTGAAAAACAACTTCACTTATTAATTTTGGAACAATAATTCCTGAGTTTGAATAATTTAATcttcatttaatttcaaaagaatagaaaaagagagttgcattttaaatgatttttggcTATTTTGTTTAGGAGTAAAGTCCAAACATCTATATCCTTTGTGAATTTACACTTTGTACAAGTCAAGAGTAGCAAGTCAAGAGTAGAACAGAgacattaattatatatatatatatatatatatatatatatatatatatatatatatatataattagctcagaaaacaaaattggacaaaattaatGCAACAAATTGTAAATCTTAGACCCAAattgcaaaatatatttttttgaaaaggtaGAAAGTGCAAACTCCAAACTAAAAGTGCTCTACTATGAAATGCAATTATATCCCCAGATGTATATAAAGTAGCAAGGAGGAAATaggcaaacaaaaataaactgaTTGTTACGTACCCAAGATTTCAAGAAGATATAATGTTTTTCCTCCCAACTTTGGTCAAAGTTTGTGAGGTAAATCCTTCCcaattgaataatatatatatatatatatatcagcaaTTCTAATCTTgtgatttttattagttttcattaattaaaaacaactaattaaaaatatgtaacTTGGTTAAACATAAGTCGATAGGACCCGTCCCGGGAACTCTTTCAGGATTTTCCGGATGGTCCAGTCTAGTGAAGttccactggacaatccctagagaatATCTAATGAAACCTCACCTTAAGACATGGACAACCGAACACCAgcattaacaataatacctcaaaatataaatataaaaataaatccacaacagcataaaGTTCACAACCGGCCTATTGTAtcataggccataactacacccaTAAGTAATATGGTCTCTACTAAGTCCAATATTTAAATCAGAGCATTCCAAGAGTAttaacaaagtttagaagtataaataataaataaacgaTGTCCGGAAAGATAAAGGTAAgctaaagaaaagataatactGCTATtgtcgtggaaggaacaaagtGACAGGctatgcgcgaggtagactgctactagtcGTCGGAGCcgaggggaatgaatttaaaacgaATAAAATGTGAAATAAAGAAATCCTAGTGAGTGGCaaagtataatagaaaaataataatttacttccgcaaaaatctttctctcaagacctctcgttccactcgtttgaaaagttccccgtttaaaatcgtttgacaaaacccaaacttttaccctaaattaatatcataaaaccgatgctcaaaagtatcaAGTgcacgatcattgtaatattataaaatgtcttaatcaagatataaatattgagcataatatataattaatgcagttctacaaaatatttatcaaaatacagtaataatcacaatatttgaaaatcaacaatGTACTCAGAaagtatacaatgtaccatttgATGTACCAAACTGTAAATCGTGAGATACCCCCATCTCAttgtccgtggcaataatatacTGTGGACCGAGCCCAACCTCACgataccgtggcaataataacctgtgggataaacccaacctcatggtaccgtggcaataataataaaccattagataaatccgacctcacggtccgtggtaataatatcCTATGGGCTGAACCTAACCTCATGATACCGTGGCAAAAACccagcgcgctgtaatataatataataaaatactgatccaagatattggtattatatggtacatcaatttaaaaataaccgttacagtatccttaaaataatCTTGCAAGATCATTTATACTTTTCCTAATCGATACTATAtcctaaatcataatttaatatttaaattccactgcttattcaaatatttcaaaaatctcaactcatcattttatacaaaaaccagaaataccacagtagaatatattcaccataaaccgattttaagcacctaaaaatttataaaatatttgaacatgcttaaaatcatataattttcaatatgctttctcaaatcaattattttccaaagtgatttaagatctcaattcaaataccaaaatatttaaataccacaagttcattcatgaactcattagaattgccaaacatttaaaatattgacaaaagtcatataaaattataacacatatatgtaaaagcatatCCTCATGTATCCATAAAATGAGCATTCAAATCAAACGATAGGTATAATTAAAATacttaaaccacatatatattatactatatacccaaaatatttttaaaattataaccactcacagtactgcagatgctcactcctgctccttTGCAGGATCACCTCCATGCTCAAGTCAAGTGCctgttaatataataaaatattcatcagGCTCCaaaaaactaaaccaaagataCTTGTATGAcctaaatatcttaaaataatttatggtactataaaattccataaattggATACCGAATAGTCTAATTATATCGCGTACCCTTAGGACCCGATacttaaaattggaaattttcacccgaagcctaatatttcaaaattaaaccaCTTAAtgagtcctaataatatccaatttcactaatccaactccagttttaaccaaattgaccaattttgtccaaacatagtcccaacttatctgaaaattaactaattgacccaaaaatggaaaaattatcaaacaacctctaaaattcacaaactttatattgacaaaaatgtcataattgataaaaacatgaataattaaattttagagaatattagttttgaaataaacaataaaacaaaattgaataagtttaattttaaatacgattttaaagtgttttggtttgaaattcgtatcaagaaaataatttgacacaccacactatataccagtgatgccgtACGATATCCACCATCCCGAGCACTGTccaacgggaggttaaagagagaaacttgtatacggtcgcttcggcgtcccgatagcgccgctgcttaaaccgtcatcccagccatggagggggacggcttatgtgcactatataaaacttgtcttccctcggtccgatggcaactcacggaagatattataacttgcgggctcatccacatatacagtacagaacatcagtattgtatgagtgcgtctaaaaacaattagtaaattaattattaaaatacccagttttccaaaattcaccatgggaattatatcacttttcaaattcacattcccacatttttctttaatatcacca
Proteins encoded:
- the LOC112490878 gene encoding uncharacterized protein LOC112490878, whose amino-acid sequence is MPILPTSEGFWPFLAKFSVLFPKFEHPEADGGLRLPRFELVAYEEGEIGSGFQQKIWPPPTTLRLMKEVKSVVPLWALDHKNNQDRTPSEIFTQNHKELVEGEKWMKDTATSCTVVGALIFTVMFAAAFTVPGGNEDSGSPVFLANKCFDVFGNTSRYPEEDFPQSLPRKLMFGLFTLFVSIVSMMVALSATFYIVVIDRCSWIFFPVIVFAFFPGAIFAIIQLRLPVEIGRYTYGGGIFDKKARI